One segment of candidate division WOR-3 bacterium DNA contains the following:
- a CDS encoding putative glycoside hydrolase, with amino-acid sequence MADSLFFALYLNAYLASKNQILEKIFEYAKENIINGIVLDVKESGYIFYDTKNKIVKDLRIVRPLLKNLKEYLRKIRENNLKPIARFVCFVEYNLAKEKPDWFILDKNTGKPWQDKHGAYWLNPYKREVRNYLISILKELKEYGFKEIHLDYVRFPSDGNLDLIFYEGMGKISKEKIIEDFLKEVKDSLKDVTLTACTYGFVCFWGKVEREGQDLELMGKHLDKFAFMLYPSHFGKNFLYIERNNENFYGREFLIYALAPIRAKGIINTKISVYVQAFDLRSPSFGKDYIKAQLEGAYLSGVREFYFWNARGSYEETIKAIKEFKEEIKKKNKILIKEEKRVITLY; translated from the coding sequence TTGGCTGATTCTCTTTTTTTTGCTCTCTATTTAAATGCCTATTTAGCTTCAAAGAATCAAATTCTTGAAAAAATATTTGAATATGCAAAAGAGAACATAATAAATGGGATAGTTTTAGATGTTAAAGAATCTGGATATATTTTTTATGATACTAAAAATAAAATTGTTAAAGATCTTCGGATTGTTAGACCACTTTTAAAAAACTTAAAAGAATATCTTAGAAAAATAAGAGAAAATAATTTAAAACCAATTGCAAGATTTGTATGTTTTGTTGAATATAATTTAGCAAAAGAAAAGCCTGATTGGTTTATACTGGATAAAAATACAGGAAAACCTTGGCAAGATAAACATGGTGCATATTGGTTAAATCCTTATAAAAGGGAAGTAAGAAATTATCTAATAAGCATTTTAAAAGAATTAAAAGAATACGGATTTAAAGAAATACACCTTGATTATGTTAGATTTCCTTCTGATGGTAATTTAGATTTAATTTTCTATGAAGGTATGGGAAAAATAAGTAAGGAGAAGATAATAGAAGATTTTTTAAAAGAAGTTAAAGATAGTTTAAAGGATGTTACATTAACAGCATGCACCTATGGATTCGTTTGCTTTTGGGGAAAGGTAGAAAGGGAGGGTCAGGATTTAGAGTTAATGGGTAAACATCTTGATAAATTTGCTTTTATGTTATATCCTTCCCATTTCGGTAAAAATTTTTTATACATTGAGAGAAATAATGAAAATTTTTATGGTAGGGAATTTCTAATATATGCTCTTGCACCAATAAGGGCAAAGGGTATAATAAATACAAAAATTTCTGTTTATGTCCAGGCATTTGATTTAAGATCTCCTTCTTTCGGAAAAGATTATATAAAAGCTCAATTAGAAGGAGCCTATCTTTCAGGTGTCAGAGAATTTTATTTTTGGAATGCAAGAGGAAGTTATGAAGAAACAATAAAGGCAATAAAAGAATTTAAAGAAGAAATAAAAAAGAAAAATAAAATTTTAATCAAGGAAGAAAAAAGAGTGATAACTTTATATTAA
- a CDS encoding glycosyltransferase family 2 protein: MKKFKKLSIVVPCYNEKNYIEGVLKKIKEVKLYGNLEKEIIVVDDGSTDGTREILNKINDPEIKIFFQEKNMGKGAALRRGFKEAKGDIIVIHDADYEYDPEEWNKMLPLILEDKADIVYGSRFYGEPHRVLYFHHYLGNKIICFLINLLCDMNFSDIEVCTKMFRREVLEEINLKSNDFGFEVEFTVKISKPKKWRIYEVGIKYFGRTYEEGKKINWRDGIKAIFYIFKYRFFK, translated from the coding sequence ATGAAGAAATTTAAAAAACTTTCAATTGTGGTTCCCTGTTACAATGAAAAAAATTATATTGAGGGGGTACTTAAAAAAATTAAAGAGGTAAAACTCTATGGGAATTTAGAAAAAGAAATTATTGTTGTTGATGATGGATCAACAGATGGAACAAGGGAAATACTTAATAAAATAAATGACCCAGAAATAAAAATTTTTTTTCAAGAAAAAAATATGGGAAAAGGAGCTGCTTTAAGAAGGGGATTTAAAGAAGCAAAAGGTGATATAATTGTTATTCATGATGCAGATTATGAATATGATCCTGAAGAGTGGAATAAAATGTTACCTCTAATATTAGAAGATAAAGCAGATATTGTATATGGTTCAAGATTTTATGGGGAACCTCACAGGGTTTTGTATTTTCATCATTATCTTGGAAATAAAATAATCTGTTTTTTAATTAACTTACTATGTGATATGAACTTTTCAGACATTGAAGTTTGCACAAAAATGTTTAGACGTGAAGTTCTTGAGGAAATTAATTTAAAAAGCAATGACTTTGGGTTTGAAGTAGAATTTACAGTAAAAATATCAAAACCAAAAAAATGGAGAATTTATGAAGTAGGAATAAAATATTTTGGTAGAACTTATGAAGAAGGTAAAAAAATAAACTGGAGAGATGGAATAAAGGCTATTTTTTATATATTTAAGTACAGATTTTTTAAATAG
- a CDS encoding UDP-glucuronic acid decarboxylase family protein has protein sequence MRILITGCAGFIGSHLCEKFLIKGDEVTGIDNFITGSKKNVEILKKYKNFKFLELDVCNKLNIKKKFDIIYHIASPASPKHYHEFQLETMLVNSIGTKNLLDKAKIDNSVFVFASTSEVYGDPLVHPQKEDYYGNVNPIGERSMYDESKRFGEALCMVYFRKFNVDIRIVRIFNTFGPRMKMEDGRVIPNFIVQALRNEPLTIYGDGSQTRSFCYIDDMVEGLIKVGIKANLKGEVINLGNPHEIKIIELAEIVEKLLNKNLNKKFLPLPKDDPKKRCPDIEKAKKLLEWEPKVSFEEGLLKTIEYFKEHLNEEI, from the coding sequence ATGCGGATATTAATCACAGGGTGTGCAGGTTTTATAGGATCTCATCTATGCGAAAAATTTTTAATTAAGGGTGATGAAGTAACAGGAATTGATAATTTTATTACAGGTAGTAAAAAAAATGTAGAAATTTTAAAAAAATACAAAAATTTCAAATTTTTAGAGTTAGATGTATGTAATAAGTTAAATATTAAAAAAAAATTTGACATAATCTATCACATAGCTTCCCCTGCTTCACCGAAACACTACCATGAATTTCAGCTTGAAACAATGCTTGTAAATTCAATAGGAACAAAGAATCTCCTTGACAAAGCAAAAATAGATAATTCAGTCTTTGTCTTTGCTTCCACATCTGAAGTTTATGGAGATCCTTTAGTTCATCCTCAAAAAGAAGATTATTATGGGAATGTAAACCCTATTGGTGAAAGAAGTATGTATGACGAATCAAAGAGATTTGGAGAAGCTTTATGTATGGTTTATTTCAGGAAATTTAATGTGGATATAAGAATAGTAAGAATATTTAATACCTTCGGCCCAAGAATGAAAATGGAAGATGGAAGGGTAATTCCCAATTTTATCGTGCAAGCACTTAGAAATGAGCCCCTTACTATTTACGGTGACGGAAGTCAAACAAGAAGCTTTTGTTACATAGATGATATGGTTGAAGGTTTAATAAAAGTAGGGATTAAAGCAAATTTAAAAGGAGAGGTTATAAATCTTGGTAATCCTCATGAAATTAAAATTATTGAACTTGCTGAGATAGTTGAGAAATTATTGAATAAAAATTTAAATAAAAAATTTTTACCTTTACCAAAAGATGACCCTAAAAAAAGATGTCCAGATATTGAAAAGGCAAAAAAACTTTTAGAATGGGAACCAAAAGTGAGTTTTGAAGAGGGATTACTTAAAACTATTGAATATTTTAAAGAACATTTAAATGAAGAAATTTAA
- a CDS encoding UDP-glucose/GDP-mannose dehydrogenase family protein, whose product MNLGVIGLGHVGLVTAVCFAEKGFKVFGMDKDSNKINTLKNKNIPFFEPGLKELLNKNFNKLEFTDKINVILENCEVIFLCVGTPPLPDGKADLSQVEDASREIAKNLEKFTLIVEKSTVPVKTAEWIKKIMSLYVKKNVSYEVASNPEFLREGSAIKDFLEPDRIVVGVESERAKKIFEKIYEDFNAPVIFTDIETAEIIKHASNAFLATKISFINMIADLCEKTGADILKVSEAMGLDKRIGREFLNAGIGYGGSCFPKDVKAFYKIGEELGLDFELLKCVDRINEKRIEKFIEKIKKVLWIIKDKTFAIYGLAFKPGTDDIREAPSIKIVKKLLEEGAYLRVYDPYAMENFKREFKNNERIYYSKDPYDSAKSANAILILTEWEIFKNLDYKKIKKLMETPIIVDGRNCLDMEEICKLDYIYIPVGRKGCGY is encoded by the coding sequence ATGAATCTGGGTGTCATAGGTCTTGGACATGTTGGTCTTGTTACAGCAGTTTGTTTTGCTGAAAAAGGCTTTAAAGTATTTGGAATGGATAAGGATAGTAATAAAATAAATACCCTAAAGAATAAAAATATACCCTTTTTTGAACCAGGCTTAAAAGAGTTGCTTAATAAAAATTTTAATAAACTTGAATTCACTGATAAAATAAATGTTATTCTGGAAAACTGTGAGGTTATTTTTTTATGTGTAGGAACTCCTCCTCTTCCAGATGGAAAAGCAGATTTATCTCAAGTAGAAGATGCCTCAAGAGAAATTGCAAAAAATTTAGAAAAGTTTACTCTTATTGTTGAAAAGAGTACTGTCCCAGTAAAAACTGCAGAATGGATTAAAAAAATTATGTCCCTTTATGTTAAGAAAAATGTTTCCTATGAAGTTGCTTCAAATCCTGAATTTTTAAGAGAAGGATCAGCAATCAAGGACTTTTTAGAGCCCGATAGAATTGTTGTAGGAGTTGAATCCGAAAGAGCTAAAAAAATTTTTGAAAAAATATATGAAGATTTTAATGCTCCAGTTATCTTTACAGATATTGAAACAGCCGAGATTATTAAGCATGCTTCAAATGCTTTCCTTGCGACTAAGATATCCTTTATAAACATGATAGCAGATTTGTGTGAAAAAACTGGTGCTGATATTTTGAAAGTATCTGAAGCTATGGGACTGGATAAGAGAATAGGAAGGGAATTTTTAAATGCTGGAATAGGTTATGGTGGTTCATGTTTCCCAAAGGATGTAAAGGCCTTTTATAAAATAGGTGAAGAACTGGGCTTAGATTTTGAACTTTTAAAGTGTGTTGATAGAATAAATGAAAAAAGGATAGAAAAATTTATTGAAAAAATTAAAAAAGTTTTATGGATAATCAAAGATAAAACTTTTGCAATTTATGGTCTTGCTTTCAAACCCGGGACAGATGATATAAGAGAGGCTCCAAGTATAAAGATAGTAAAAAAACTCTTAGAGGAAGGAGCCTACTTAAGAGTTTATGATCCTTATGCAATGGAAAATTTTAAAAGGGAATTCAAAAATAATGAAAGAATTTATTACTCAAAAGATCCTTACGATTCTGCAAAAAGTGCAAACGCGATTTTAATACTCACAGAATGGGAAATCTTTAAAAATTTAGATTATAAAAAAATTAAAAAATTGATGGAAACACCAATTATTGTTGATGGAAGAAACTGTTTGGATATGGAAGAAATATGTAAACTTGACTATATCTATATTCCGGTAGGGAGAAAGGGATGCGGATATTAA
- the hutI gene encoding imidazolonepropionase: protein MEKFDIYLHSPEFIYICNESFDIYYKKDIGIKEEKIVFIGDYKEGKNKIGDSTRFYNLKGKIILPGFIDPHTHPVYSDDRILEFEERLLGKKYLELLKEERGILYTVKKTREKSKESLKKIVKERLRKFLEHGTLTIEAKTGYGLSVAEEIKHLEILYELKKELPLDIKITALFAHAVPKEKSKEEYIEEILNYGLKEASKYADFCDVFVEKGVYTKEEGKRILLEAKKYGMLPRIHADELSNSGGGELALEVNAISCDHLEYTPLNILKKMRNKNISCILLPATSFYMRLPFAKGRKMLDLGLSVSLATDHNPGTSFTFSQIFVAGLSIFLMGFKIEEAIKAITINSAKSLLMDDKKGSLEIGKDADLVVFDIKRLSYLFYDFYNVKKPVLVIKNGKEVINEID, encoded by the coding sequence ATGGAAAAATTTGATATTTATCTACATTCACCTGAATTTATTTATATATGCAATGAAAGTTTTGATATTTATTACAAAAAAGATATAGGAATAAAAGAAGAAAAAATTGTTTTTATAGGTGATTATAAAGAAGGGAAAAATAAAATTGGTGATTCAACAAGGTTTTATAATTTAAAAGGTAAAATAATTTTACCTGGATTTATTGACCCTCACACCCATCCAGTTTACTCAGATGATAGAATTCTCGAGTTTGAAGAAAGATTGTTGGGTAAGAAGTACCTTGAACTTTTAAAAGAAGAAAGAGGAATTTTATATACTGTTAAAAAAACAAGGGAAAAAAGTAAAGAGAGTTTAAAAAAAATAGTAAAGGAAAGATTAAGGAAATTTTTAGAACATGGAACTTTAACAATTGAAGCAAAAACAGGCTATGGATTATCTGTTGCGGAGGAAATCAAACACCTTGAAATTTTATATGAACTAAAAAAGGAACTTCCCTTAGATATAAAAATTACTGCACTTTTTGCTCATGCAGTACCTAAAGAAAAAAGTAAGGAAGAATATATTGAGGAGATTTTAAATTATGGTCTTAAAGAGGCTTCAAAATATGCAGATTTCTGTGATGTGTTTGTTGAAAAAGGGGTTTATACAAAAGAAGAAGGAAAAAGAATACTTCTTGAGGCAAAAAAATATGGAATGTTACCAAGAATTCATGCGGATGAACTCTCCAATTCAGGTGGAGGAGAACTGGCTCTGGAAGTAAATGCTATATCCTGTGATCATCTTGAATATACTCCTTTAAATATACTAAAAAAAATGAGGAATAAAAATATTTCCTGCATTCTTCTTCCAGCTACTTCCTTTTATATGAGATTACCTTTTGCAAAGGGAAGAAAAATGCTTGATCTTGGTCTTTCAGTTTCTCTTGCAACTGACCATAATCCAGGAACATCTTTTACTTTTTCTCAGATTTTTGTTGCTGGACTTTCAATATTTTTAATGGGTTTTAAAATTGAAGAAGCAATTAAGGCAATTACTATAAATTCAGCAAAATCTTTATTAATGGATGATAAAAAGGGTTCTCTTGAAATAGGTAAAGATGCTGACCTTGTTGTTTTTGATATAAAAAGACTATCCTATTTATTTTATGATTTTTATAATGTAAAAAAACCTGTGCTTGTAATAAAAAATGGAAAGGAGGTTATAAATGAAATTGATTGA
- the ftcD gene encoding glutamate formimidoyltransferase, giving the protein MKLIECVPNFSEGRNKKIIDEIVNVIKEIEGIKVLDVDMGYDTNRTVVTFIGEPDKVKEAAFSAIKKAAELIDMRKHKGAHPRIGATDVCPFIPLRDVTFEECNEIAIEVAKRVGEELRIPVYLYEKSAKIPERRDLSYIREGEYEGLAEKIYKPEWKPDFGPQEFNPKTGATVIGVREFLIAYNINLNTRDKRYAEDIAFEIREKGRTKRKGNIYPFYFKGDIVRYKENEYPCGECEFIGKTLEETYHHVKDNHGYDLYELLKMNGIDIKNIIGKPVKKKGLFKKVKAIGWYIDEYKRAQISINLTDYKVTNMHHVFEKVKELAKERGLSVTGSELVGLVPFNAIYESGLFYLERQKVSKGLPVRDILETAVQSLGLRDVTEFEIEKKVLGLPLIFESKLPKMSIWDFADELSRTSPVPGGGSSSALSGAIASSLCSMALNITISKLKTEENFELLSNTSLKFQELKDYFLVAMDKDSESFQKYMDSLKSGKSKKEVFNALLETINVPFEVAEKSLFALKLIDGIIEFIDENVISDLGTGLEMFNSSFKGAMFNVLINLKNLENEFKIKYRAEMEKMVEEFESLFKKLENIILKKLKGGKE; this is encoded by the coding sequence ATGAAATTGATTGAGTGCGTTCCTAATTTTTCTGAAGGAAGGAATAAAAAAATAATAGATGAAATAGTTAATGTTATAAAAGAAATTGAAGGAATAAAAGTTCTTGATGTGGATATGGGATATGATACAAATAGAACAGTTGTTACTTTTATTGGAGAACCAGATAAAGTTAAAGAAGCAGCCTTTAGTGCTATAAAAAAAGCAGCAGAACTTATTGATATGAGAAAACATAAAGGTGCTCACCCCAGAATAGGTGCCACTGATGTCTGTCCATTTATTCCACTTAGGGATGTAACCTTTGAAGAATGTAATGAGATAGCAATTGAAGTTGCAAAAAGGGTTGGAGAAGAATTAAGGATTCCTGTATATTTATATGAAAAATCAGCTAAAATACCAGAAAGAAGGGATCTTTCCTATATAAGAGAAGGTGAATATGAGGGATTAGCTGAAAAGATTTATAAACCTGAATGGAAACCTGATTTTGGCCCCCAGGAATTTAATCCTAAAACAGGTGCCACTGTGATAGGTGTGAGGGAATTTCTTATTGCTTATAACATTAATTTAAATACAAGGGATAAAAGATACGCAGAGGATATAGCCTTTGAAATTAGAGAGAAGGGAAGAACAAAAAGAAAGGGTAACATTTATCCCTTTTACTTTAAAGGCGATATTGTTAGATATAAGGAAAATGAATATCCCTGCGGTGAATGTGAATTTATAGGAAAAACTTTAGAAGAAACTTATCATCATGTTAAGGATAATCACGGTTATGATCTCTATGAACTTTTAAAGATGAATGGAATTGATATAAAAAATATTATTGGTAAACCAGTAAAGAAAAAGGGGTTATTTAAAAAAGTTAAAGCAATAGGTTGGTACATAGATGAATACAAAAGAGCACAGATAAGTATAAATTTGACTGATTATAAAGTAACAAATATGCATCATGTTTTTGAAAAAGTAAAGGAGCTTGCCAAAGAAAGAGGGCTATCTGTTACTGGAAGCGAATTGGTTGGTTTAGTTCCTTTTAATGCTATTTATGAATCAGGTCTATTTTACCTTGAGAGACAGAAAGTTTCAAAAGGTCTTCCAGTGAGGGATATTCTTGAAACAGCAGTTCAATCATTAGGATTAAGAGATGTAACTGAATTTGAAATAGAAAAGAAAGTTCTTGGGTTACCTCTTATCTTTGAATCAAAGTTACCAAAGATGTCAATATGGGATTTTGCTGATGAACTTTCAAGGACTTCTCCTGTTCCAGGAGGAGGTTCATCCAGTGCTCTTTCGGGTGCTATTGCTTCATCCCTCTGCAGTATGGCTTTAAATATTACAATTTCTAAATTGAAAACTGAAGAAAATTTTGAATTGCTTTCAAATACCTCTTTAAAATTCCAGGAATTGAAGGATTATTTTCTTGTTGCAATGGATAAGGATAGTGAAAGTTTTCAGAAGTATATGGATAGTTTAAAAAGTGGAAAAAGTAAAAAGGAAGTTTTTAATGCTCTTCTTGAAACAATCAATGTTCCTTTTGAAGTTGCTGAGAAATCTTTATTTGCTTTGAAACTTATTGATGGTATTATAGAATTTATTGATGAAAATGTTATTTCAGATTTGGGTACAGGGCTTGAGATGTTTAATTCCTCTTTCAAAGGAGCCATGTTTAACGTATTAATTAACTTGAAAAATTTAGAAAATGAGTTTAAAATTAAATACAGGGCAGAAATGGAAAAAATGGTAGAGGAGTTTGAATCTTTATTTAAAAAACTTGAAAATATTATTTTAAAAAAATTAAAAGGAGGTAAAGAATGA
- a CDS encoding tetratricopeptide repeat protein: MILKERFQNLAFKYYSNREFDKALRLLDRLLEEDKDNFNLLLFKGDILFEKEEIESAQSYYISALEKANKEKNHFKRLLSLMKLKRIQGETNELNSRIFISAYYLGILKLCKDSLYKLLREEVIDDSKKYLERIIKELFNNTPTQSFLLGVLNIYLKNDEGLKLLKNAFENIDSDERLRNYKELIKKFIYVENKPSLSELEDILKIEGLSEKKLEPSGTVELADLLKSIGSLEEAILEYYSAIYGYLKSESNIEKAREVLNKIKEISPQEERLTKVEEFLDKFESTKVETGKLPEITHEILLKIYEEFLLPENSVENYITFLNLMAEWNMHEDVINDYKEIEDTVSVDLFAPYYLYTLYLTGEYEEVVSKSDKFIEATESEETLKFIKYFKALSLYNLNNKQEALEILGSIYEQDPGFLDVKEYLEIKRPEEALVSESVLREEKELTVHEKTTEIPEILTPEVEEKEAVIEEIREVYEEKEVPEMEKVKLSKKMIKEHFIIL, encoded by the coding sequence ATGATTTTAAAGGAACGATTTCAAAACCTCGCTTTCAAATATTACAGTAACCGTGAATTTGATAAAGCTTTAAGGCTTCTGGATAGATTATTAGAAGAAGATAAGGATAATTTTAATCTTCTTCTTTTTAAAGGTGATATTCTATTTGAAAAAGAGGAAATAGAATCTGCTCAAAGTTATTATATTTCTGCTCTTGAAAAGGCTAATAAGGAAAAAAATCATTTCAAGAGATTGTTAAGTTTGATGAAATTGAAAAGAATTCAGGGTGAAACCAATGAATTAAATTCAAGAATATTCATATCTGCCTATTATCTCGGTATTTTAAAGTTATGTAAGGATTCACTTTACAAACTCTTAAGAGAAGAGGTAATTGATGATTCAAAAAAGTATCTTGAAAGAATAATAAAAGAGCTTTTTAACAATACCCCCACACAGAGTTTTCTTTTAGGAGTTCTTAATATTTATCTCAAAAATGATGAAGGTTTAAAATTATTAAAAAATGCTTTCGAAAACATTGATTCTGACGAGAGGTTAAGAAATTATAAAGAGTTAATAAAAAAATTCATTTATGTAGAAAATAAACCTTCTTTAAGTGAGCTTGAAGATATTCTTAAAATAGAAGGGTTATCTGAAAAAAAATTAGAACCTTCAGGTACAGTTGAGCTTGCTGACCTCCTTAAAAGTATAGGTTCTCTTGAGGAGGCAATTCTTGAATATTACAGTGCAATTTACGGTTATTTGAAATCTGAATCTAACATAGAAAAGGCAAGGGAAGTGCTGAATAAGATAAAAGAAATTTCTCCTCAGGAGGAAAGGCTTACAAAAGTTGAGGAATTTTTAGATAAGTTTGAGAGCACAAAGGTGGAAACAGGGAAACTTCCTGAAATCACACATGAAATTTTACTTAAAATATATGAGGAATTTTTACTCCCTGAAAATAGTGTTGAAAATTATATTACCTTTTTGAATCTAATGGCTGAGTGGAATATGCATGAGGATGTTATTAATGATTATAAAGAAATAGAAGATACTGTTTCAGTTGATCTCTTTGCTCCCTATTATCTTTATACCTTGTATTTAACAGGAGAATATGAAGAAGTAGTTTCAAAATCTGATAAATTTATAGAAGCTACAGAAAGTGAGGAAACGCTTAAATTTATAAAGTATTTTAAAGCATTATCTTTATACAATCTTAATAATAAACAAGAGGCACTTGAAATTTTGGGTTCTATTTATGAGCAGGACCCCGGTTTTTTAGATGTTAAGGAATATTTAGAAATAAAAAGACCAGAAGAAGCTCTGGTAAGTGAGTCTGTTTTAAGAGAAGAGAAAGAATTAACTGTTCATGAAAAAACTACTGAGATTCCTGAGATATTGACACCGGAAGTTGAAGAAAAAGAAGCTGTAATAGAAGAAATTAGAGAAGTTTACGAGGAAAAAGAAGTACCAGAAATGGAAAAGGTTAAATTATCAAAAAAGATGATTAAAGAACATTTTATTATTCTTTGA
- a CDS encoding AAA family ATPase, producing MELFEFFGFKKDPFTMIPDPELFYPSRIHREALEKIKYCITKNRGGCVLTGEVGTGKSMILRKLLLDFYQHENYIPLFVLFAHQEVNVKWFLKKVSRFFGLNDTENISSLKEEFISSILDSFEKGKKFIFLLDEAHKIKSPELKNFFRDILSIETMDEKPISFVFVGLSEIIKNFREDPNFSQRIPIWISLEKLDDSEVIDYINFRLKKAGGEEEIFTQEAKDKIREVSNGIPRVINAICDASLLECYMQGKNRVGLNDVEKVITGMGL from the coding sequence ATGGAATTATTTGAATTTTTTGGTTTTAAAAAAGACCCTTTTACAATGATTCCTGATCCTGAACTTTTCTATCCTTCCAGAATACATAGAGAAGCACTTGAAAAAATTAAATACTGTATAACAAAAAACAGGGGAGGTTGTGTATTAACAGGTGAAGTGGGTACCGGGAAGAGTATGATTTTAAGAAAATTACTTCTTGATTTTTATCAACATGAAAACTATATTCCTCTTTTTGTTCTCTTTGCTCATCAAGAAGTAAATGTAAAATGGTTTTTAAAGAAAGTTTCAAGATTTTTTGGTTTAAATGATACAGAAAATATTTCAAGTTTAAAAGAAGAATTTATATCTTCAATTTTAGATTCTTTTGAAAAAGGGAAAAAATTCATATTTTTGCTTGACGAAGCTCATAAAATAAAATCACCGGAACTTAAGAACTTCTTTAGAGATATTCTTTCAATAGAAACTATGGATGAGAAACCAATCTCCTTTGTTTTTGTTGGTCTTTCAGAAATAATAAAAAATTTCAGAGAAGATCCTAATTTCAGTCAAAGAATACCTATTTGGATTTCTCTTGAAAAGCTTGATGATTCAGAAGTAATAGATTATATTAATTTCAGACTAAAAAAGGCTGGAGGAGAAGAAGAAATTTTTACACAAGAGGCAAAGGATAAAATAAGGGAAGTTTCAAATGGTATACCGAGGGTTATAAATGCTATATGTGATGCCTCTTTGCTTGAATGTTATATGCAGGGTAAAAACAGGGTGGGGTTAAATGATGTTGAAAAGGTGATTACTGGTATGGGATTATGA